In Drosophila nasuta strain 15112-1781.00 chromosome 2R, ASM2355853v1, whole genome shotgun sequence, a single genomic region encodes these proteins:
- the LOC132785173 gene encoding fibrinogen-like protein 1, whose amino-acid sequence MSEVKLAQAEIHQQSCEAELEALKAKSNDNIPASCIPFAEYSGVHQIKVSGMDAFDVLCDSQFAGSGWIVIQQRVGGDENFNRDWNSYRDGFGSFESDFFLGLEKIHLLTKWRRYELFIHLVDVKGGVRHARYDDFKLSDEEHGYALQLGGFSGNVWEALRSGEKMKFSTFDRDNDASTHNCADLYKSGWWYSKCYNSNLNALYGPDLNWFKSQPIKEAKMLIRPRD is encoded by the exons ATGAGTGAAGTTAAGTTAGCACAAGCGGAAATACATCAACAATCATGTGAAGCAGAACTTGAAGCACTAAAGGCGAAGTCGAACGATAATATTCCCGCTAGTTGTATTCCATTTGCCGAGTATTCTGGAGTTCATCAAATAAAGGTTTCTGGCATGGATGCCTTTGATGTTTTGTGCGATAGTCAGTTTGCCGGATCTGGTTGGATAGTTATTCAACAGCGAGTCGGTGGAGATGAGAATTTCAACAGGGATTGGAACTCATACCGTGATGGCTTCGGTTCATTCGAAAGTGATTTTTTCCTTGGCTTGGAGAAAATTCACCTTCTGACGAAATGGCGTCGCTACGAACTTTTTATACATTTGGTTGATGTAAAAGGCGGTGTAAGACATGCTCGATATGACGACTTTAAACTTTCTGATGAGGAGCATGGTTACGCCTTGCAGTTGGGTGGATTCAGTGGCAATGTTTGGGAAGCGTTGCGAAGCGGTGAAAAAATGAAGTTCTCAACATTCGATCGCGACAACGATGCTTCAACTCACAATTGTGCAGATCTCTACAAGAGTGGCTGGTGGTATTCCAAATGTTATAATAG TAACTTAAATGCTTTATATGGACCCGATCTGAATTGGTTCAAGAGTCAGCCAATTAAAGAAGCTAAGATGCTTATACGCCCCAGAGATTAG